The Collibacillus ludicampi region TCAAGTAATGTAGCAGCTTCCGCGCGTGTAACCACGCGATCAGGTCTAAAAGAACCATCACCATATCCGTGCATCAAATCATATTTAACTGCCGTAGCTACATAAGGTTGGAGAGCTTGTGGAATCTTTGTGTAATCTTTCGGGAATTTTTCTTGTAATAATTGTGTAGCAGTATCGGCATCTAACAATTGCATCTCCGGATTTTGCTTGAGTAAGATTTTTACTAAAGTGACTGCTACGTCTTCACGCTTATCGCCTTCAAAGGGCTTGAACAGAAGACCACCATCTAAAGTACGATATGCATCAAAGTAATCCTTAGCGGCTTCTACATATTTATACTCCCAAGAAGTAGGAGGCACATCTTCAAAGTCTTGTTGAGTAGAATCATTTTTTAATTGAAAATACCGCGTAACCATCGTAGCGAATTCTGCGCGTGTCACCTGAGCATCTGGATCAAATTTCTGTTTACTTTTACCGGAGAGTATCCCTTTTTTTACGAGATCCATGATGTATTTTTTTGCCCAATGTCCTTTTACATCGTCGAAAACGACTGTGTTATCGACAACATTGGTGGTATTCGTAATATGAATGTTTTGCCGAGCATGACCGTTCCCTATAATTTGAATGTTTCCGTTTCCCCCTTGGGCAAAAGCGGGAACCGCATTGAATGAAAGGGCGGAAATCATAGATAAAGTAGCAATGGTTTTTTTCACAACACATCACCTCTGTTAATTTTTATTTCATAAGTATAATAAACCATTAATGAAATTATTTCATAGAATATGAAATCATTTCGAGTAATTTTTGTGTAATTTTCTTTAAGAAAAATATAATTTTCTCTGTCAAGGAAGCGATCTCTTGATAATTTGCATTAGAGAGGGGGGTTATAAGGCCTCTGAAATGATAGTGCCGTGTCCACTACTCCGGATTGTGGATCATAGGAGAGCAAGTCTGCTCGCTTGTTTCCATCAAGGTCTGCTGTCATGATGATTCGATTTTCTCCCCGCGCCCAAGGACCGAAGCGCTCTCTTA contains the following coding sequences:
- a CDS encoding S-layer homology domain-containing protein produces the protein MKKTIATLSMISALSFNAVPAFAQGGNGNIQIIGNGHARQNIHITNTTNVVDNTVVFDDVKGHWAKKYIMDLVKKGILSGKSKQKFDPDAQVTRAEFATMVTRYFQLKNDSTQQDFEDVPPTSWEYKYVEAAKDYFDAYRTLDGGLLFKPFEGDKREDVAVTLVKILLKQNPEMQLLDADTATQLLQEKFPKDYTKIPQALQPYVATAVKYDLMHGYGDGSFRPDRVVTRAEAATLLDRLQDSTVVVMGDQSATTTTTTSSGTETTVSQQSAGTSVENESTTSNTTASNQNSVGSSTSGSQSTQITTTGNTNGSSSTETVASNVYGTTTNNQ